TCTTTTTGTTTTCCGGGATCCTCGCGCACCATGATTGCGTGGGGTTGCTGCTTGTTGCCTTGCGCGGGGGCCTGTGGTACGTTTGGGCAGTGTTCGAGCGTGTATGCAACCCGCCAACCCATGAGCGATCCGTCCTCCTCAGCTTCGCAAAAAGCATCCGCGCGGAACGCGCGCCGCAGCCGTCGCCAATCGCTGTCGAGCGTGCAGATCGTGTTTGCGCTGCTGCTGTCGATTGGCTTGCTGCTGGTGATCAACTTCAGCGGGCGCATCGCGCGCGGCCAGCAGATGGAAACCGCGCGCCGCCAGCTTCAGTCTACGCTCGACGTGCTGCAAATCCAGAGCGAATCCCTCCAGCGCGAGCGCGATTATGCCGCCAGCGATGCCAGCATCGAAGAGTGGGCGCACCAGGAAGGCAAGATGGTGCGCGAAGGCGAAATCCTGATTATCCCCATCCCCGGCGGCGGGCAGGCCGAGCCGACGCCGACCCCCACGCCGCCCGCGCTGATCATCGCGCCGCCCACGCCGCAGCAGGATGAGCCGAACTGGTCGCTGTGGTGGAACCTGTTCTTCGACGGTGAGCCGCCGTTCTAGTCCTTCCCAGAGGAGCACTGCCATGAAAACCCCTCCGCTTTGCACGTTTTCCATCGTCGCGTGCGATCTGTCCGTGCCCGCCTGGGGCGTAGCTGTGGCGAGCAAGTTCCTGGCGGCAGGCGCGGTCGTGAGTTGGGCGCGTGCGGGCGCTGGCGCGGTGGCGACCCAGGCGCACGCGAAAGTTCCGTTTGGCACGCAAGGACTGAACCTGATGGCGAGCGGCCTCAGCGCGGAGCAGGCCCTGACGCGCCTGATCGCAGGCGACGAGGGCCGCGCGCAGCGGCAGGTCGGGCTGGTCGACGTGCAGGGTCGCGCCGCAGCATATACCGGCGAGGCGTGTATGGACTGGGCCGGGGACCGCGTGGGGCAGGGGTACGCGTGCCAGGGCAATATTCTGACCGGGCCGGAAACGCTCGACGCGATGGCGGATGCCTACGAGCGCACGCCCGGCGCGCTGGAGCAGCGCCTGTTAGCGGCGCTTGACGCGGGTGACCGGGCAGGGGGCGACCGGCGCGGCAAGCAGTCGGCGGGCCTGTTGGTGGTCAAGCCGGGTGGCGGGTACGGCGGCGACAACGACCGCTATCTTGACCTGCGTGTGGACGACGATCCCGACCCGGTGGGGCGGCTGGCGCATTTGCTGGCGCTGCACGCGCTCTACTTCGGCGCATCGGACGGCGACGCTCTGCTGCCCATCGACGGAACCCTGGCGGCAGAACTACAAACTGTGCTGATCCGGCAGGGGTACCTGGACGGCCCGGCCAGCGGCGCATGGGATGCGGCCTCGGTGGATGCCTTCTGGCGCTTCGTCGGCACGGAAAACCTGGAAGAACGCTGGTCTCCGGACGCGCCGGATGCGCTCGACCCGGTCGTGCTCGACTTCATCCGCGGGCGCTTCCCCGGCTGATGGCCGCGCCGCGTCCCGTGATCGCGCTGGCGGGTGTGCCCGCGCCGTGGATCGACCGTGCGGCGGCGATCCTTGCGGGCGGTGGCTACGGCGTGCTGCGCTGCGACGATCCCGCGACGTACATCCCCCAACTGATCGATACGTTTGTCGCGCTGATCCTGGCGGGCGCGGACGGTGACGGCTGCACCTGGATCGCGCGCGCCAAAACCGAGCAGGGCACGCGCCGCATTCCGGTGCTGGCCGTGGTCACGGACGCGCCAGAGGACGCACAGGCGCTGCAAGCGGGCGCGGACGCGTGTGTTTGCCCCTGAATGTGCTCGAAACGCGCTTGCTGGCCTTTGTAGGGGATCTGGTGCGCCAGCCGGACGCCGCGCGCCGCGACGAGATGGACTGCCAGTGCGGGCAGCCGCTGCCGCCGCGCGGCGTAGAAGGCGTCGCCAGGTTCAACGCGGGCGAATATTACGCGCAGCACGACCTGTTCGAGGCACAGTGGGTGGCCGAGCCGGGTCCCGTGCGCGACCTCTACCGCGCGATCTTGCAGGTAGGCGTGGCCTATTATCACGTCACGCGCGGCAACGATCGCGGCGCGCTGAAGATGCTGCGGCGCAGCGTGCAGTGGTTCGCGGATCTGCCGGACGTGTGCCAGGGCGTGGACGTGCGCCAACTGCGTGAGGACGCGGCCCGCGTGCGCGCCGCGCTCGAAGGCGGCGATCCAGCAGCTTTGGACCGTGCGCGCCTGCCGG
This sequence is a window from Aggregatilinea lenta. Protein-coding genes within it:
- a CDS encoding septum formation initiator family protein; amino-acid sequence: MSDPSSSASQKASARNARRSRRQSLSSVQIVFALLLSIGLLLVINFSGRIARGQQMETARRQLQSTLDVLQIQSESLQRERDYAASDASIEEWAHQEGKMVREGEILIIPIPGGGQAEPTPTPTPPALIIAPPTPQQDEPNWSLWWNLFFDGEPPF
- a CDS encoding DUF1028 domain-containing protein — its product is MKTPPLCTFSIVACDLSVPAWGVAVASKFLAAGAVVSWARAGAGAVATQAHAKVPFGTQGLNLMASGLSAEQALTRLIAGDEGRAQRQVGLVDVQGRAAAYTGEACMDWAGDRVGQGYACQGNILTGPETLDAMADAYERTPGALEQRLLAALDAGDRAGGDRRGKQSAGLLVVKPGGGYGGDNDRYLDLRVDDDPDPVGRLAHLLALHALYFGASDGDALLPIDGTLAAELQTVLIRQGYLDGPASGAWDAASVDAFWRFVGTENLEERWSPDAPDALDPVVLDFIRGRFPG
- a CDS encoding DUF309 domain-containing protein gives rise to the protein MPLNVLETRLLAFVGDLVRQPDAARRDEMDCQCGQPLPPRGVEGVARFNAGEYYAQHDLFEAQWVAEPGPVRDLYRAILQVGVAYYHVTRGNDRGALKMLRRSVQWFADLPDVCQGVDVRQLREDAARVRAALEGGDPAALDRARLPGVRLVDSGG